The genomic interval actaaaaaatatcacaataagtatattaaaattagtgataaagataaaatttgtcactatttatctattatttgTGACTACTCATTTTATTTGTCACAAATGCTATTCATAATAGTGACAAAATTAAGATATCTCACAATAATTATTAAGAACACATCataaataattactaaaaatatataatattttttataataagaatataattaatataaatttattaaatatttataaattaataattatttttatcaatgaTAAATTATTAACTAATTGTCTGTTAAAATATGTCtaacattattttcattttatgataatataattaaccgtgataaatataaaaattatgactattttttttaatttgtcacaaaaagttaaaaaatagttGTTCTACTTTAGATTTGAACTCAAAACCCcctttaatgaaaaaaattcattatttccaCTATACCACTTTAGAATTATCACATTGTttgtatcaataataatatgtaataaattcattcttacgaaaaaattaaatttatgttattttatacttaaatGTATGATCTTCTTTTTCATAagtcaatattatttttattttgtgataatgcaattaatagtgttatatataaaattagttactatttgtaTATTAATTGAGATTATATTTTAAGTTGTCACTATTTGCATATTACTTGTGACTATATTATAAGTTGTCACTATTTGTATATTACTTGTGACTATATTTTAAGTTGTCACTATTTGACTATTAGTTGTTACTATATTTTAAGTTGTCACTATTTGCATATTACTTGTGACTATATTTTAAGTTGTCACTATTTGTATATTACTTGTGACTATTTTTAAGTTGTcactaaatttttattaaaaataaaaaatatacatgttataaataattatttattaatgtaaaataccatatgataaatttatttttcttttaataaaaatataattaagaaaaaatttattgaatttttataaattaataatgattacttaatataaaatatcatataatactaatttcattattattatatcactagtaattgtaaaaaaaatattaattttttatttattttaaatttgaactcATAACTTTTATTagagaaaaaatttattttcattgtgTCACTCTACAATTACAATACTTATTTTTACACGATCGGTGGGTCACGGAGACCGAGTGACTGACTCGTCTAGTACCGCCGGTACATTAacaatttaagaaattataCAACTAATGTGCGAAAGTGAAAAAGAAACCATATAATTAGAATTcatgaaaatataattataaaatataaatgattaagTACAAAGTTTGTTATTATGTATAAATGCATAAATATAGAGGATAATGAATCAATCTCTATTTGTAGGCTTTTAGTTATAACtggttaaaaatattaaaaaaataagtttagaTCTTATAAATTAGTTAGCTATAACTAAACCAGTTATCATGTATTGTTCTCCACATATGTTGAAAGAAGATATATCTTCAAAAATCTCAGAGTTAAGATACGAATAAGATGTTAGTATTTAGGCTTATTAtgagaaaaatgaaattattctcTTTGAAATTAGGTTTATCAATGTTGTCAATATTCTCTTACAAAAATGCAATTATTCTCTCCTCAACATTACTCAAAAACTCATGTTTGTATGTTTGTGAATATCTAAAACTGAAGCAGTTGTTTTCGTGAGATGTATAAtctgaataataatattaatgaaattaatgatattaaatatatgaatattattaataatttttatattattaattatattaatattgataatcatagTAATAAGTATAACAATAATTAAAGCATGACAACAAAACTTAATAGATGTAATGGTTAAAGCTTCTTTGGTCATTCGAGGGACTTGGTTTTGAATCCCACCCCGTACAGTTTATTGCtaacatttataataattataatagaatatataatatagtgtgaataataattgaaaataatactaAAGGATGAGTTCTTCCGCGTTGAGATGAAAGAAATTATTAATGGAAGATAATGATGTGTACAAAAAAAGTTTCCTGAGACACACAGGGTGGAACTTTGCAATGTGCTTAATTTTACAAGTCTTAGTTGCAGCAATAAGAAAAAGACATTTGTCTTGTCCTTCAAATCCTGCTTTATTGTATGAGGTCCCAGAGTCAGAGAGGGCCAAAGGAAGGTTTCTGAGACTCACTAGCACACTCAGGTATATCATATACAATAGTTTTACTGATTTttataatgattattttaaaaattaatccAATCAAACAATATTTAGTTAGATTATAACAATATATGCCTATTAAATTCATTAGTTGAAATTAACGCAAATCAATTCAATAAATAGTTTCCTTGACAAGGCTGCAATAATTGAAGAGGGACATATTGAGGAGAAGAATAATCCATGGAGATTAGTAACAGTGACAAGAGTCGAAGAAACAAAACTTGTTATAAATTTAGTTCCCATATGGCTAACTTCATTAACAGTTGGAGTATGTGTGGCTCAAGGCACAACGCTCTTTGTCAAACAAGCAGCTGCTATGAACTTAAGGATAAGTGACAACTTCAAAATCCCAGCAGCTTCCATGTCCTCTATTTCAGCGGTTGGAACCTTAATAATTGTCCCAATATATGATAGGATTATTgttccaattctaagaaaagtcACTGGCAATGAAAGAGGCATCAACATCCTTACGAGGATTAGCATTGGCATGGCACTATTTGTCATACTCATGGTTGTTGCTGCCATAGTAGAAGCGAAGAGACTAAGAATGGCTACACATGACGCCCTCTCAGTATGGGAAACCGACCACAATTCTATGAGTGTGTTGTGGTTGATACCTCAATACTTAATCCTTGGCTTTGGGAATTCATTTTCTATAGTTGGTTTGCAAGAGTACTTTTATGATCAAGTTCCAGACACAATGAGAAGCTTAGGAATGGGTTTATATCTAAGTGTGATCGGAACAGGATACTTCTTAAGCAGTTTTCTGATAATAATTGTGGACCATGTCACAGGGAAGAATGGCAAAAGTTGGATTGGGAAGGATATCAATTCAAGTCATCTAAATAGGTTTTATTAGATGTTAGCCATCATAAATGCTTTAAATTTGTGTCTCTTTCTGTTTTTTGCAAAGAGGTATACTTATAAGACTGTGCACAGGACAATTGTAGAAACTGATGGTTGTAAGAATGATGGAGTGGAGATAGTGGTATGATAAAACCGACCTAAGATGCTCCTCATGATTTGCTATAATTTTTACTTAActcttaaatatatttatctGGATTTTGGATTAGTGCTCAATTCGTATTTAGAAAATACATTATgccaaaattcatttttttcatataaaaaatgaGATTGCACtgttagatttaaagtttaaCAAAGTTAATTATGCAGCGGACACTGTTTTCATTAACACAAATCTTAATATCTTCTATGAATTGATTTAatgttattgatttttttattaaatatgaaagATATATAGTATAATTTGGTTTCAGAGATGTTCTAACGagttttagtaaaaaaaagaaatacgaataaaaaaataaaattaatttttgcagaaaatgcaagaagaaaaaaaagatgatTCTGAAACATGGCAAACAAGAAATTTTACAATGGCAGCGTCACTCATGATGGGAAGGAAAAAAGTGATGTatcaaatgaaattatttatgaaGTCCTTTTTCTAACACCAATATCAACGATGACACATATTATccctataaaaaaatatattagaagTTTGATGCAATTGATTTGTTCAAAGTAGCTTCAACCAGATAGTAAATATTCTTGGCCGGCCATAAGATCTTCTAACgggttttttaataattttttttagtagaaaataaatgaataaaaataaaattaatttctgcataagttaaaattaacttgtgtatatgttaaaaatacaaataaaatagaaaaaaaaaacgtgaGTTTTAAAAATTAGTACATAGTTTTATGCTTTTGTTTTTTAAACCCTTGTTTAGAAGCCTAATAAAATACTGGCTAGCATGTACATTACTATATCTCCACCCATCATTGTTACAACCATTAATTTCCATAACTTTCCTATGCACAATTTTACAAGTATAAATCTTTGTCAAGAATACGGACACACAAATTTAAAGCATTTATGATAGCCAACCTCCAATAAAACCTATCTAGATGACTTGAATTGTTATCCTTTACAATCGAACTTTTGCACAGCTTCCTCGTGACATGGTCCACAATTATTATCAGAAAGATGCTTTAAGAATTATCCTGCTCTAATCACACTAAGATACAAAGTCATTTTCCTAAGCTTCCCATTGAGTTAGGAACTTGATCATAGAAGAACTCTTGCAAACCAACTATAGAAAATGAATCTCCAACGCCCAGAATTAAATATTGGGTTATGAAACACAACAATCATATAATTGTGGTCAGTTTCCCATACTGTGAGGGCGTCATGTGTAGCCATTCTTAGTCTCTTTGCTTCTACTAAGGTAGCAACAACCATGagtatgaaaattaaaattattttcatgttAATGTTGATCCTTGTAATGTTGATGCCTCTTTCATTATCGATGATTTTCCTCATAATTGGAACAATAATCCTATCATATATTAGGATAGTTATTAAGGTACCAACAAATGAAATAGACATGGAAATTGTTGGAATTTTGAAGATTTCACTTATCTTTAAGTTGATAGGAACTACTTATTTGACCACGCATACTCCAACTGTTAATGAATTTAATCATATAAGAACTAAATTTATAACAAGTTTTGTTTCTTTGACTCTTGTCGTCACTATTACTAATCTCCATAGATTTTTTCTCTCCTGAACATGTTCTTCTTCAATTATTACAACCTTATGAAAAAACTATTCATTAAATTGATTTACGTTAATTTCCACTAATAAATTTAGTAGGCATATATTGTTAGTGTAATAGTTTTTATGCTATAATCTAACTAGAAATATTGTTTAATTGGATTAActtttaagataattattattaaaatcaataaatttatcGTGATAATTTGTGATTGAATTATAATGTACATATCATTTATGCAATCAACTCCACTAAATTCTAACAATGAGAAATATTAATTACCCTTTCATTAGATCGAAACGCCGACCTTCAACTTCACCAGCGTAACCATCTTGGATCTTGTCTACGCTGCAAATCTCGTTGAAGCGCCACATGAATGTTAAGGTTGAGCTCTTGTTCTTCACTGCGTTTCCTTTTGAAATGTGTTCAGATGTatgtttcatttttatatatgGTGCTCGGAGGGATGTCAAGGGTACATGGTTTTGCTGCAGCTTTATTAGCCGTAGGAGATGCATATATATGTGATTTCCTTTGTTCCAGTGGTTGCATGATTGTTGCATTCAAAATACATATCAGGTTTTCGTTTCAAACTGTTGGATATTTTTTCAGTTTTTGGCGTATGTGTGGCTGCTGTATGTTTATTATACATGTGTGGGTATAAAAAAACCTGTACCGTTTTACCACAGGACTGCAAATTTGGTTATAACACTTCTGTTTTTATGTACCAATTAAGTGTATGCACATCAAGATTTTCTAATGGACATTTTTGCTGTTACTTTTCTTGTCTTTAAGCTCATGGGTAGCTTGTACAAATGGGCTCCTaatatttaaaagaatgagCGGGTTCCCATGGGTTTAATTTAAATTGGTGAGTAAAAAATTGCAATGGACCAGAGAAGATCCACGGAATTTAATCTAACGAAAATGATGCTGTGACAAATTTGgagttatatataatttttttttatgtgataatttagaaataaatatatataataaagaataaatttataattttatgatataaaaaatattaaaataaaagtattaagGCTGTAATGACATTATAAGTTTAGCAATTTGTATCATTACTATTTTACCAATTTGCATGCAAGTGGGACCCATGGCTTTCTTTTTGCAAAATGGAATCATGGACGTATACATACTAGAAAATTTTCACTCGTGTGCATGTGGGGTCCATGGTCATGAGAGGACTACTTTGTTGCATCCTTGGATTCATGAAATCAGTGGCAAGAAGATCAACTAAGTGCCATGTAAATTAAGATCCCAACTGAAGCTGCATTGAATACTTCTTCTACAATAAGTGCAGTTGGACTGTATTCATCATAAATATTTGTTATTCTTATGCCAATTCCAATACTCATTGGAGTCGTAAAGGCAAAGAACAATTCCATCACGATAACAGATACTCTCTTGAAATTTGCCTGAGATATACAACATCCAAGTCACATGCCTTCAAAGAATTGATGAAAAGTCAACGCATGTACCAGTGGTCTTATTGTGCTCGGACTCTCTGAAGCTCCCAATCAAATTCCAATGATAACAGAATGAACAATAATTTCCAACTCCAACACCTGTGATATGACTCGATGGTGAAGAAGCTGAGAGGAGTGAACAGGGCTATGAGCATGGCATGCGTGTGAAGATGAACGTGCTCTGCCTATATTCACATCCCCATTCTCACTCCTCCCAGATTCTTCGCCATCGAGTCATATCACAGGTGTTGGAGTTGGGAATTATTCTTCATTCTGTTATCATTGGAATTTCATTGGGAGCTTCAGATAGTCCGAGCACAATAAAACCACTGGTACATGCGTTGACTTTTCATCAATTCTTTGAAGGCATGTGACTTGGAAGTTGTATATCTCAGGCAAATTTCAAGAGAGTATCTGTTATCCTGATGGGATTGTTCTTTGCCTTTAGAACTCCAGTGAAGATTGGAATTGGCATAGGAATAACAAATATTTATGATGAGAACATTCCAACTGCACTTATTGTGGAAGAAGTATTCAATGCAGCTTCAGTTGGGATCTTAATTTGCATGGCACTTGTTGATCTTCTTGCCACTGATTTCATGAATCCAAGGATGCAACAAAGTGGTCCCTCTCATGACCATGGACCCCACATGCACACGAGTGCAAATTTTCTACTATGTATACGTCCATGATTCCATTTTGCAAAAAGAAAGTCATGGGTCCCACTTGCATGCAAATTGGTAAAAGAGTAATGATACAAATTGCTAAAACTTATAATGTCGTTACAACTTTAATActcttattttaatatttttttatatcataaaattataaatttaatttttattatatatatttatttctaaattatcacataaaaaattatatataactcCAAAATTCTCACAGTATCATTTTGGTTAGATTAAATTCCGTGGATCTTCTCTGATCCATTACAATTTTTTACTCACCAATTTAAACTAAACCCATGGGGACCCGCTCATTCTTTTAAATAGTTGGAGTCCATTTGTACAAGCTACCCATGAGCTTAAAGACAAGAAAAGTGACAACAAAAATATCCATTAGAAAACCGTGATGTGCAAACACTTGCTTGGTACATTAAAACAGGAGTGGTTATAACCAAATTTGCAATTATGTGACAAAACGGTACAGGTTTTTTTATGCCCCACACATGCATAAAAAACATACAGCAGCCACACATACGCCAAAAACTGAAAAATATGCAGCAGCGAAGACTTGATATGTATTTTGAATGCAACAATCATGCAACCACTGAAACAAAGGAAATCACATATATATGCATCCCTACGGTTAATAAAGCTGCAGCAAAACCATGTACCCTTGACTTCCCTCCGAGCACAATATATAAAAGTGAAACATACATCTGAACACATTTCAAAAGGAAACGCAGTGAAGAACAAGAGCTCAAACCTTAACATTCACGTGTGGTGCTTCTACGAGGTTTGCAGCGTAGACAAGATCCAAGATGGTTACACTGGTGAAGGTGGAGTTGGTTGGTTGGGGCGGGGGCGGGGGCGGTGGTGTGCGGTGCATGGAGAATCAGGAGTGATGGTGTGTACTGGTGCGTGGCTGGGCTGCGGCTGACGCAGAAGCTAGCGGCGGAGCTGCGGTGGTCGTCGGTGGAGTGGGGTGGTGTGGGTTGTGGTGAGTGTGAGTGAAAGTGTGCGTTGTCTGTATTTATAAAGGGGTGGGGTGATGATATTTTTGACACTTCCAGttccatttttaaaattaaaataattaaaaatgttaaaatattaatatctaatgGGAGTAGATATTAAGTAATAGTGAATGAGACAAGCTGATATATGTGAAAGTGAGGGGTGCAGAGTGTAATAGTGGGACGGTGTAAGATAGAAAATAAGATGGACGGTGTGTGATATAATAACACtctataataaattattattattattttttattattattatttaaagatattattagattattataaaaaatctcAAATATATGTTATTTACTGTTTAATATGTTAACAAAACTTTTCTCTTCAAATATATTAATCTGCACATGCATTTTACTTATCGTGTAAACCAAACAAATGAGTCACAAGAAAAAAGTTAATTCATTATATTGATTTGTATTAGTAAATTCTAAATCAACATGGAACATTTTTATCTATTTCTATAAAACACTTTATTGTTGTTATACAGGTGATCTTTGTATTATGTTGTGTTTCAATGGTTtacaattaatatataaatattaacttGAAATACTATGTTTCAAGTGTAAGATTTTAACCTTACACATCTTAAACGTTGCTTTCTTGAATCAACCTTTGCCAAAGATAAACACATCTAAAAATCTTCCCCACCCCACTTCTGAAATACTCTCCATAAATCTCTTGCCTTATGCTGGTTTGAAAAGTTTGTGAAGAAGAAAGTTACACTAATCACTTGCCTTATGCTAGAGATATCTAACCAATCACAAATAGAGAAGCTTTCCCTACACCAGTTGCAGCAGGGAGAGGAACTCTGCCCTTATAATCAGCACATGCATCACGCACCCATTTCTGGTCTTCTTTTTCTTCACTTTCACCTCCCTTTCTCTTCATTTCCTGATGATCTCTTCACCTTTTTCTACAATCTATTGTTGGTGTGGCATTTCAAATGCAAAAATAGCAACCAGAATTGCCACTTCAGTTGATTCAACTGCATTATTAACTGCTTCGAATACAACCTGCAACTGAAAGATAACAAGGTGTTGCTCACATTACAACTATGCTTAATTACTTAACTTCTCACTTACCAATTTATGGGTTAATTAATGATTTCAATACTTCATTGCTTCACCCAAATAAATCTCACAATGCTAATTCTTTTATCCCCGCACTGTATAAACAATacaagcaataaaaaaaattaagcaaatACCTCCTCATGACACACTAAATTATATAAGATAGAGActtctttttaagaaaaaattatgtgCTTTGCAGTAACTTTGATTTCAATCAACAGCCGTAGTTACACTCTCTGTCATCagtttaaaacaaaagaaaaattaaatagtgAAGGATGTTACGAAGGTTGGTTGTCTCATTAGTAACAGGTTCTACATAAAGGTTGGTGTCTAAACAATACTGGAAGGGAATCATGACAATCTCTTACAAACTTTTCTCCACGCAAAGAAAAGAACACAAAACAAATTTTCGATTGTGATGTCCTAGTAAAGTGGCATCACTCACCTCCTTTTTTTTTAGGCAGCAAAACAAGGAATTAGAATTAGTTACTTACTTCAATGATAATTTATCTTATATTTAGCTGAAATAAAACTGAATCCACATAAACTCATTCCAcacttcaaataattttaaattagagCATTACTAATGTCGCTATTTCCTATTCATTATGAGTATTAAGATTGTGGAGGTTATTTTTGCGAAAATTTTGATCATATGATATGTCATAagtttttttcattaataaatttgtttatttatcaGAAGGCTAATATAATAAAAGGATAATATCCTCTCTGTCTATTACTATTGAGTTGTAATCTCTATGAAAACCGACATTAATACTTGTGGTATTTTATTTCACTTTCAGATACGTtgcttttttttattgagaatAGGTGCCACGTTATTGGTAAGAAGGGTATGTTAGTTACTTTTTTCCCCTTGTTTAACACCTTGAACAAACATAAAACtgcttttaattaaataaattaaaagaattattatttatatcaaaatcattttattataattaatgattaaaaGTTAATGTGTTAGTGTTAATgattaagttaaaaataatattgtatatttatctcttcaaataatataataaataaataaatatttttgaaactattttaattttaatttttaatttaaaaaatatagatcaATACGTTAGCTTGCCTCGCTTGGATTGGGCCACCAAATTGGCCTAACAACAGTCTGGCTCTAACATTGTAACTGATAGAGTGGAGTTTCTATCAAAGAACTTCAGAGTATTTgttttttctgaaaaatattttttaataacaaaacaaATTACTCTGAAATGCCGATTTCATTTTTAGGTTTAGATTTTGAAGTACAAATTCCCTCGAGAATGGACTCTCCATTTATATCAAatcaaacattttaaaaaaaaattatgtaccTAAAAAAATTAGCGACATTTTTACATACCAGTCAAAGGAAACTACATTAGTTGTCTACTTCATTTATACTCCAAAAATATTCCACATACACGTACATGtacatatacatacatatatacattttcatatacatacatatataaatatacatatacatacatatataaatatacatatacatatacatatatatatatatattcaagtAACAATATTCTGAAATTCATAAGTACTGTAAAACATTTATGAAGTGCAGTCAAacatctttttttattataaaagggAATAAGATGATAAGAGTCTAATGTGAAACTACAGTTAGAGTTGCTTAATTACTACTACTAATAAACTAAGCAATTAGACCAAACACAAAATCTGAATGCATGTATTTAAGAATCAGTATACCAAAGTGAGGACTACAAATTGTTAACACTTGTCTTCTATATGCATTTTTCTGTTGTATTTGTCGAAGGCTGTGGAGATCAGCCTCTCATGTCTTCTAAAAAAACTAGATCATGAAGAAAATGTAGCAGAAGGTAACACTACTCGTCATGTCCTCTGTCTtttcaaatacaaaaaaaaaaatccctgAAAAAACTTGTTCCTCCTCATCTTTTCTACAACTTTAATTGGAGCAACAAGATTTCTTCTCCACACTATCAGACATATTTGAGACATTTATGGTAGTCCCATGAGGAACGCTAGTGGAAGCTGCTTCCTGTGCAGCCAGTGCCTTTTTACTTATAATTTGGTAAATATCAAACAAAATGGTTTGAAATGCTTTCTCAACATTGAAGGCCTCCAATGCTGAAGTCTCTAGGAATGACAAACCCTCTCTCTCAGCCAAACTTTCAGCATCCTCGGTAGAGACTGCTCTGAGATGGTTGAGATCAGACTTGTTTCCAGCCATCATAATAACAATGTTGGAGTCTGCATGGTCCCTCAGTTCACGAAGCCACCTTTGTACATTCTCAAATGTTTGCCTCTTCGTTATGTCATACACCAACAAGGCACCAACTGCTCCTCTGTAGTATGCACTTGTGATAGCCCGATACCTCTCTTGACCAGCTGTGTCCCATATTTGTGCCTTCACAGTCTTCCCCTCCACCTGTATGTCAAACAAACAAACAGTGTATGAGCAATGAAAACCATGGAACTGCAATACATCTAGTGTAGACAAAATTATAAGGGAAACGGTCAAAAATTTTCAGACATGATTCACAACAGAGTACTATACATGGCTATGTTGCAGTTATGGTCATAGTTGAGATTTAGTTGACATTGATGTTACAGAAAATTATAGATAAATGTGACCAATGACCACAATGTGATTATGAAGACTGCAAAAACCTTGTTGTTACAATCCAAATCATAGACCGTTTAATAAAAGCTTGGTTATGACATCATTCATCTCAAACTTTCATTCATCAATTTCGGTGGTCACATCAAATAccaaataac from Phaseolus vulgaris cultivar G19833 chromosome 1, P. vulgaris v2.0, whole genome shotgun sequence carries:
- the LOC137816114 gene encoding protein NRT1/ PTR FAMILY 5.7-like, whose amino-acid sequence is MEDNDVYKKSFLRHTGWNFAMCLILQVLVAAIRKRHLSCPSNPALLYEVPESERAKGRFLRLTSTLSFLDKAAIIEEGHIEEKNNPWRLVTVTRVEETKLVINLVPIWLTSLTVGVCVAQGTTLFVKQAAAMNLRISDNFKIPAASMSSISAVGTLIIVPIYDRIIVPILRKVTGNERGINILTRISIGMALFVILMVVAAIVEAKRLRMATHDALSVWETDHNSMSVLWLIPQYLILGFGNSFSIVGLQEYFYDQVPDTMRSLGMGLYLSVIGTGYFLSSFLIIIVDHVTGKNGKSWIGKDINSSHLNRFY
- the LOC137816115 gene encoding zinc transporter 8-like, with protein sequence MRVKMNVLCLYSHPHSHSSQILRHRVISQVLELGIILHSVIIGISLGASDSPSTIKPLANFKRVSVILMGLFFAFRTPVKIGIGIGITNIYDENIPTALIVEEVFNAASVGILICMALVDLLATDFMNPRMQQSGPSHDHGPHMHTSANFLLCIRP
- the LOC137815023 gene encoding ras-related protein Rab2BV-like, which produces MAYKVDHEYDYLFKIVLIGDSGVGKSNILSRFTRNEFCLESKSTIGVEFATRTLQVEGKTVKAQIWDTAGQERYRAITSAYYRGAVGALLVYDITKRQTFENVQRWLRELRDHADSNIVIMMAGNKSDLNHLRAVSTEDAESLAEREGLSFLETSALEAFNVEKAFQTILFDIYQIISKKALAAQEAASTSVPHGTTINVSNMSDSVEKKSCCSN